A single window of Nocardioides kongjuensis DNA harbors:
- a CDS encoding HAD family acid phosphatase, which translates to MRTLALALLLVLLPTSLASASVERATGPLPSAAQWQSDVRAVYAKKRPGAYLTERAATGQKRLAIVLDIDNTSLATHYAWPAPIKRTLKLTRKAESRGMAVVFVTGRFEDGLADVTKALDAAGYHHDGICGRRHGEAIADGKQRCRAQYAAQGWTFVLNVGNRSTDFVGGDYERRLRLPSYGGALS; encoded by the coding sequence ATGCGCACCCTGGCACTCGCCCTCCTGCTGGTCCTGCTCCCGACGTCACTGGCGTCCGCGAGCGTCGAACGCGCCACTGGGCCGCTGCCCTCAGCGGCCCAGTGGCAGTCCGACGTGCGGGCCGTCTACGCGAAGAAGCGCCCGGGTGCCTACCTCACCGAGCGCGCGGCCACCGGCCAGAAGCGGCTGGCCATCGTGCTCGACATCGACAACACCTCCCTGGCCACGCACTACGCCTGGCCCGCGCCGATCAAGCGGACCCTCAAGCTGACCAGGAAGGCCGAGAGCCGCGGCATGGCCGTCGTCTTCGTCACCGGCCGCTTCGAGGACGGCCTGGCCGACGTGACGAAGGCCCTCGACGCGGCGGGCTACCACCACGACGGGATCTGCGGGCGCCGGCACGGCGAGGCGATCGCCGACGGCAAGCAGCGCTGCCGCGCCCAGTACGCCGCGCAGGGCTGGACCTTCGTCCTCAACGTCGGCAACCGCAGCACCGACTTCGTCGGTGGTGACTACGAGCGCAGGCTCCGGTTGCCCAGCTACGGCGGCGCGCTCAGCTGA
- a CDS encoding GNAT family N-acetyltransferase: MSIAVRPVDPAADAAVLHAWVTQPRARFWGMSDHSVDDVAHVYAYIHDQAHLAAYLLLSGDHPLGLLQTYDPAVDEIGRWYDRAPGDVGVHLLLADDPRRAGRTREVIAAGLDLVAHLPGCRRLVFEPDSRNTASVSLLERLGCVRGPLVELRTSVAEKPAQFFFLDRERALVLARR, translated from the coding sequence ATGAGCATCGCAGTCCGCCCCGTCGACCCGGCCGCCGACGCGGCCGTCCTGCACGCCTGGGTGACCCAGCCGCGCGCGAGGTTCTGGGGCATGAGCGACCACTCGGTCGACGACGTCGCGCACGTCTACGCCTACATCCACGACCAGGCCCACCTCGCGGCCTACCTCCTCCTGTCCGGCGACCACCCGCTCGGGCTGCTCCAGACCTACGACCCCGCTGTCGACGAGATCGGCCGGTGGTACGACCGCGCGCCCGGCGACGTCGGCGTCCACCTCCTCCTGGCCGACGACCCGCGCCGCGCCGGCCGCACCCGCGAGGTCATCGCCGCCGGGCTCGACCTCGTCGCCCACCTGCCCGGCTGCCGCCGGCTCGTGTTCGAGCCGGACTCCCGCAACACCGCGTCGGTCAGCCTGCTCGAGCGTCTCGGCTGCGTCCGCGGCCCATTGGTCGAGCTGCGCACGAGCGTCGCGGAGAAGCCGGCGCAGTTCTTCTTCCTGGATCGCGAACGCGCGCTCGTGCTCGCCCGGCGGTGA
- a CDS encoding penicillin acylase family protein, which produces MRDAHGIPSVFGGSVLEVAREQGRATAQDRAWQLEVERRRAEGTCAELFGPSALEWDVLARRALLVDLARRAYAALVPESRAFVDAYVDGVNEVLERRWQPWTPLAVFAVQHLLFSGFVSQLWGRHLAATAGEEWLPLFRTEGLPGGSNALVVDGSLTVSGLPILAGDPHRVIEAPGCYAQVRLVCTDPDDPFDVAGLTFVGVPGVQHFGHAGGVAWGITNAVADDEDVYAEDLVRHQDAVIARGRSGWEPVARRVEQVRVLVEEDRYDVHEVEVLVTDRGPVVLGGPGEPDTYSLRTPSHVLGDLGLDAILPLLRARTSADVTAAFTGWVGPVDNLVVGDRHGATEHRVVGRIPERDADRRWTGGWVADLPRRTGPVLVTANDRATPAFARVGTDFAPPHRARRIRDLLDDLAATGPITAEQVAAVLADDRQSAGSALLDAIASLLDLTGRAAALRARLLAWDRRMAADSIEAALFARVRAAVVEGLHDAPALAGVDRSPHGELFAPWFDLRSRIRLCLPAILAAEKPFGVDVLQVVATALEQVAAQPEPASWGTDHVVVPLTPHQQLGLPAPAGTAPPSVPLAGDDDCVLATRALGGTGACIHGPVARWVWDLAGDSRWVVPLGASGDPGSPHHHDQQAVWATGGALRVNRTLEQP; this is translated from the coding sequence GTGCGCGACGCTCACGGAATCCCCAGTGTCTTCGGGGGTTCCGTGCTCGAGGTGGCCCGCGAGCAGGGCCGCGCCACGGCCCAGGACCGGGCCTGGCAGCTCGAGGTCGAGCGGCGCCGGGCGGAAGGGACCTGTGCGGAGCTGTTCGGCCCGAGCGCGCTCGAGTGGGACGTCCTGGCCCGCCGCGCGCTGCTCGTCGACCTCGCCCGCCGCGCGTACGCCGCCCTCGTGCCCGAGAGCCGCGCCTTCGTCGACGCGTACGTCGACGGGGTCAACGAGGTCCTCGAGCGCCGGTGGCAGCCGTGGACCCCGCTCGCGGTGTTCGCCGTGCAGCACCTGCTCTTCTCCGGCTTCGTGAGCCAGCTCTGGGGCCGCCACCTCGCCGCGACGGCCGGCGAGGAGTGGCTCCCTCTGTTCCGCACGGAGGGCCTGCCCGGCGGCAGCAACGCCCTCGTCGTCGACGGCTCGCTCACCGTGAGCGGGCTCCCGATCCTCGCCGGCGACCCGCACCGCGTGATCGAGGCCCCCGGGTGCTACGCCCAGGTCCGCCTGGTCTGTACCGACCCCGACGACCCCTTCGACGTCGCCGGCCTCACCTTCGTCGGCGTGCCCGGCGTCCAGCACTTCGGCCATGCCGGCGGCGTCGCGTGGGGGATCACGAACGCCGTGGCCGACGACGAGGACGTGTACGCCGAGGACCTCGTCCGCCACCAGGACGCGGTCATCGCCCGCGGCAGGTCGGGCTGGGAGCCGGTCGCACGCCGGGTCGAGCAGGTGCGGGTCCTGGTCGAGGAGGACCGGTACGACGTGCACGAGGTCGAGGTGCTCGTCACCGACCGCGGCCCGGTCGTGCTCGGCGGACCGGGCGAGCCGGACACGTACAGCCTGCGCACCCCGTCCCACGTGCTCGGCGACCTCGGCCTCGACGCGATCCTCCCGCTGCTGCGCGCCCGCACGAGCGCCGACGTGACCGCCGCCTTCACCGGCTGGGTGGGACCGGTCGACAACCTCGTCGTCGGCGACCGCCACGGTGCGACCGAGCACCGCGTCGTCGGCCGGATCCCCGAGCGCGACGCGGACCGCCGCTGGACCGGCGGCTGGGTCGCCGACCTGCCCCGCCGCACCGGGCCCGTGCTGGTCACCGCCAACGACCGAGCCACCCCGGCCTTCGCGCGGGTCGGGACCGACTTCGCCCCACCGCACCGCGCCCGCCGGATCCGCGACCTGCTCGACGACCTCGCTGCCACCGGTCCGATCACCGCGGAGCAGGTCGCCGCCGTCCTCGCCGACGACCGCCAGAGCGCAGGATCCGCGCTCCTCGACGCCATCGCCTCCCTCCTCGACCTCACCGGCCGCGCCGCCGCACTCCGCGCCCGGCTGCTCGCCTGGGACCGCCGGATGGCGGCCGACAGCATCGAGGCCGCCCTGTTCGCCCGGGTCCGTGCCGCCGTCGTCGAGGGGCTGCACGACGCCCCCGCGCTCGCGGGCGTGGACCGCAGCCCTCACGGAGAGCTGTTCGCTCCCTGGTTCGACCTGCGCAGCCGGATACGCCTGTGCCTGCCCGCGATCCTCGCGGCCGAGAAGCCGTTCGGGGTCGACGTGCTGCAGGTCGTCGCCACCGCGCTCGAGCAGGTCGCCGCGCAGCCGGAGCCCGCGTCGTGGGGGACCGACCACGTCGTCGTACCCCTCACGCCGCACCAGCAGCTCGGCCTGCCCGCACCCGCGGGCACCGCGCCGCCCTCCGTGCCCCTCGCCGGCGACGACGACTGCGTCCTCGCCACCCGGGCGCTCGGTGGCACCGGCGCCTGCATCCACGGTCCCGTCGCCCGCTGGGTCTGGGACCTGGCCGGCGACAGCCGCTGGGTCGTCCCGCTCGGCGCGTCCGGTGACCCGGGCTCCCCGCACCACCACGACCAGCAAGCCGTCTGGGCCACCGGCGGCGCCCTTCGCGTGAACCGCACCCTGGAGCAGCCATGA
- a CDS encoding MFS transporter, producing MTLTSPTGGDLAARAPEAPLRRRKGRWIDDWRPEDRQFWEETGAPIARRNLVWSIFAEHLGFSVWLIWSVSSAFLLAQGFAFTPQQLFFLVAIPNLVGALIRVPYTLAVGRFGGRNWTMVSAGLLLVPTLGFAYFVTQPGTPYAVFCVIAATAGFGGGNFASSMANINFFYPARLKGAALGLNAAGGNLGVAIIQLFLPVIVGGAGIFGLVKASAGGIHLERAAWVYAGLAVVAVLAAFLFMDNLSNARTDTKQQLSVLKHKHTWVMSFLYIGTFGSFIGYSAAMPLLIKLNFWRQPVPAVHGIGINFAFYAFLGALVGSVARPLGGYLADRFGGGRITLVAFGGMVLGTLGILVTLGMLEPLPPAPDKATLAKIAADPAAFQFPDAVRTAVESNADVFPLFLGIFLFVFACTGIGNGSTYKMIPAIFRTDAERATVAGTPERELALLDGTKKSSAAVGIIGAVGAIGGFLIPITFGSPWVSDPLAATKTAFVVFTCFYVVCALVTWAVFLRRTTSAERGYAGLGL from the coding sequence ATGACCCTCACCAGTCCCACGGGTGGCGACCTCGCCGCCCGCGCACCCGAAGCGCCCCTCCGCCGACGGAAGGGCCGCTGGATCGACGACTGGCGCCCGGAGGACAGGCAGTTCTGGGAGGAGACCGGGGCGCCGATCGCCAGGCGCAACCTGGTCTGGTCGATCTTCGCCGAGCACCTCGGCTTCTCGGTGTGGCTGATCTGGAGCGTGAGCTCCGCCTTCCTGCTGGCGCAGGGCTTCGCCTTCACGCCCCAGCAGCTGTTCTTCCTCGTCGCGATCCCGAACCTCGTCGGCGCCCTCATCCGGGTGCCCTACACGCTCGCGGTCGGGAGGTTCGGCGGGCGGAACTGGACGATGGTCAGCGCCGGCCTCCTGCTCGTGCCCACGCTGGGCTTCGCCTACTTCGTGACCCAGCCGGGCACGCCGTACGCCGTCTTCTGCGTGATCGCCGCGACCGCCGGCTTCGGCGGCGGCAACTTCGCGAGCTCGATGGCCAACATCAACTTCTTCTACCCCGCGCGGCTCAAGGGCGCGGCCCTCGGCCTCAACGCGGCCGGCGGCAACCTCGGTGTCGCGATCATCCAGCTCTTCCTGCCCGTGATCGTCGGCGGTGCCGGCATCTTCGGGCTGGTCAAGGCCTCGGCGGGCGGCATCCACCTCGAGCGGGCCGCGTGGGTGTACGCCGGCCTGGCCGTCGTCGCCGTGCTCGCCGCCTTCCTCTTCATGGACAACCTGTCCAACGCCAGGACCGACACCAAGCAGCAGCTGAGCGTGCTCAAGCACAAGCACACCTGGGTGATGTCTTTCCTCTACATCGGCACCTTCGGCTCGTTCATCGGCTACTCGGCGGCGATGCCCCTGCTGATCAAGCTCAACTTCTGGCGCCAGCCGGTCCCCGCGGTGCACGGCATCGGCATCAACTTCGCGTTCTACGCCTTCCTCGGCGCGCTCGTCGGCTCCGTGGCCCGCCCGCTCGGCGGCTACCTCGCCGACCGCTTCGGCGGTGGCCGGATCACCCTGGTCGCCTTCGGCGGCATGGTCCTCGGCACGCTCGGCATCCTGGTCACCCTCGGCATGCTCGAGCCGCTCCCGCCGGCCCCCGACAAGGCGACGCTCGCGAAGATCGCCGCCGACCCCGCAGCGTTCCAGTTCCCCGACGCCGTGCGCACCGCGGTCGAGTCGAACGCCGACGTCTTCCCGCTGTTCCTCGGCATCTTCCTGTTCGTCTTCGCGTGCACCGGGATCGGCAACGGCTCGACGTACAAGATGATCCCGGCGATCTTCCGCACCGACGCCGAGCGCGCCACCGTCGCCGGCACCCCCGAGCGCGAGCTCGCCCTGCTCGACGGCACCAAGAAGTCGTCGGCCGCGGTCGGCATCATCGGTGCGGTCGGCGCCATCGGCGGGTTCCTCATCCCGATCACGTTCGGCTCCCCGTGGGTGAGCGACCCGCTGGCCGCCACGAAGACCGCCTTCGTCGTCTTCACCTGCTTCTACGTGGTCTGCGCCCTCGTGACGTGGGCCGTGTTCCTGCGGAGGACGACCAGCGCCGAGAGGGGGTACGCCGGGCTCGGCCTCTGA
- a CDS encoding molybdopterin oxidoreductase family protein, with amino-acid sequence MTQSHCPYCSLQCGMQISRKGRSGIEIGAWEEFPVNEGALCRKGWTAGGLRGSRERLTTPLVRDRATGELRTAGWDEALDLVAQRIAVLQAAHGNDTVAVFGGGGLTNEKAYQLGKFARVALGTSQIDYNGRWCMSSAASAGNQAFGVDRGLPFPLADVEQADVVVLVGSNLAETMPPAARHLDRLRENGGRLVVIDPRLTPTGERADLFLQPVPGTDLALALGVLHLLDAQGAVDEAYVEARTTGFDDVRRAAAAWWPERVERTTGVATDELRALVALLTGAARVMVLTARGAEQHAQGTATVLGWIDVALALGMPGKPYAGYGCLTGQGNGQGGREHGQKADQLPGYRMIDDPAARAHVAGVWGVPPDSLPGKGRSAYELLDSLGTDDGPKALLVHGSNIVVSAPNATRITRRLEALDLLVVCDIVMSETAALADVVLPVTQWAEETGTMTNLEGRVILRRGAITPPEGVRSDLEVIAGLAERLGSPITFETEPEAVFEELRRASAGGKADYVGISYQRIADEKGVFWPCPTDDHPGTPRLFADTFATPDGRARFVVPEYAGPAEAPDASYPLHLTTGRVLAQYQSGAQTRRIRELADDGAFVELHPMLAERIGAVDGQPVLVRTRRGEMKAPARIVTTIRPDTVFVPFHWVGVNRLTNDALDPSSRMPEFKVCAAELLV; translated from the coding sequence ATGACCCAGTCCCACTGCCCCTACTGCAGCCTGCAGTGCGGCATGCAGATCTCCCGCAAGGGCCGCAGCGGGATCGAGATCGGGGCCTGGGAGGAGTTCCCGGTCAACGAGGGAGCGTTGTGCCGCAAGGGCTGGACGGCCGGCGGGCTGCGCGGCAGCAGGGAGCGGCTCACCACGCCGTTGGTGCGTGACCGCGCGACCGGCGAGCTGCGCACCGCCGGCTGGGACGAGGCGCTCGACCTGGTCGCCCAGCGCATCGCCGTCCTCCAGGCTGCCCACGGCAACGACACGGTCGCCGTCTTCGGCGGCGGCGGGCTCACCAACGAGAAGGCCTACCAGCTGGGGAAGTTCGCCCGGGTCGCCCTCGGCACCAGCCAGATCGACTACAACGGTCGGTGGTGCATGAGCTCGGCCGCCAGCGCCGGCAACCAGGCCTTCGGCGTCGACCGCGGCCTTCCCTTCCCGCTGGCCGACGTCGAGCAGGCGGACGTGGTCGTCCTCGTGGGGTCGAACCTCGCCGAGACCATGCCGCCCGCCGCACGCCACCTCGACCGCCTGCGCGAGAACGGCGGCAGGCTCGTCGTCATCGACCCGCGCCTCACCCCGACGGGCGAGCGCGCCGACCTCTTCCTCCAGCCCGTCCCCGGCACCGACCTCGCCCTCGCGCTGGGAGTCCTGCACCTGCTCGACGCCCAGGGCGCCGTCGACGAGGCGTACGTCGAGGCTCGGACCACCGGCTTCGACGACGTACGACGCGCCGCGGCCGCGTGGTGGCCCGAGCGGGTCGAGCGGACCACCGGCGTCGCGACCGACGAGCTGCGCGCTCTCGTCGCGCTGCTCACCGGCGCTGCGCGGGTGATGGTGCTGACCGCCCGCGGTGCCGAGCAGCACGCCCAGGGCACCGCCACCGTCCTCGGCTGGATCGACGTCGCCCTCGCGCTCGGCATGCCCGGCAAGCCGTACGCCGGCTACGGCTGCCTCACCGGCCAGGGCAACGGCCAGGGCGGGCGCGAGCACGGGCAGAAGGCCGACCAGCTGCCCGGCTACCGGATGATCGACGACCCCGCGGCCCGCGCCCACGTCGCCGGGGTGTGGGGCGTCCCGCCGGACTCGCTCCCGGGCAAGGGGCGATCGGCCTACGAGCTGCTCGACTCCCTCGGAACCGACGACGGCCCGAAGGCGCTGCTCGTCCACGGCTCCAACATCGTGGTCAGCGCACCCAACGCCACCCGGATCACCCGGCGCCTGGAGGCCCTCGACCTGCTCGTCGTCTGCGACATCGTGATGTCCGAGACCGCGGCCCTCGCCGACGTCGTCCTCCCTGTCACGCAGTGGGCCGAGGAGACCGGCACCATGACCAACCTGGAGGGACGGGTGATCCTGCGTCGGGGCGCGATCACTCCGCCCGAGGGCGTGCGCAGCGACCTGGAGGTGATCGCCGGCCTGGCCGAGAGGCTGGGCTCGCCGATCACGTTCGAGACCGAGCCGGAGGCGGTCTTCGAGGAGCTGCGCCGCGCCTCGGCCGGCGGGAAGGCCGACTACGTGGGGATCTCCTACCAGCGCATCGCCGACGAGAAGGGCGTCTTCTGGCCCTGCCCGACCGACGACCACCCCGGCACCCCGCGTCTGTTCGCCGACACGTTCGCCACCCCGGACGGCCGGGCCCGCTTCGTCGTGCCGGAGTACGCCGGCCCCGCGGAGGCGCCCGATGCGTCGTACCCGTTGCACCTGACGACCGGCCGCGTGCTCGCGCAGTACCAGTCCGGCGCCCAGACCCGGCGGATCCGCGAGCTCGCCGACGACGGGGCGTTCGTCGAGCTGCACCCGATGCTCGCCGAGCGGATCGGCGCCGTCGACGGCCAGCCGGTGCTGGTCCGCACGCGTCGTGGCGAGATGAAGGCACCGGCCCGGATCGTGACCACCATCCGGCCGGACACGGTCTTCGTGCCCTTCCACTGGGTCGGCGTCAACCGGCTCACCAACGACGCACTCGACCCGTCCAGCCGGATGCCGGAGTTCAAGGTGTGTGCTGCGGAGCTGCTGGTCTGA
- a CDS encoding GyrI-like domain-containing protein gives MPLISPHVVHLEPQESIAVRGEVPRAELAAFFEDAFHQAAAQAQEAGLEIVGPPFGFYPRMPDETVEVEAGFPVSRPADPRDGAHRLVLPGGRAVEAIHVGPYDTMERSYGELVAWMSEQGLEPAAQVWETYLSDPESHPDPSTWQTRIVWPVG, from the coding sequence ATGCCGCTCATCTCGCCGCACGTCGTCCACCTCGAGCCCCAGGAGAGCATCGCCGTGCGTGGCGAGGTGCCACGCGCCGAGCTTGCCGCGTTCTTCGAGGACGCCTTCCACCAGGCAGCCGCGCAGGCCCAGGAGGCGGGCCTGGAGATCGTCGGTCCTCCCTTCGGTTTCTACCCCCGGATGCCGGACGAGACCGTCGAGGTGGAGGCCGGGTTCCCCGTGTCCCGGCCCGCCGATCCTCGCGACGGGGCCCATCGCCTCGTCCTTCCCGGCGGCCGCGCCGTCGAGGCGATCCACGTCGGTCCGTACGACACGATGGAACGCTCCTACGGCGAGCTCGTGGCGTGGATGTCCGAGCAGGGGCTCGAGCCTGCCGCGCAGGTGTGGGAGACGTACCTCTCCGACCCCGAGTCCCACCCCGATCCCTCCACCTGGCAGACCCGGATCGTCTGGCCGGTCGGCTGA